A window of the Equus asinus isolate D_3611 breed Donkey chromosome 20, EquAss-T2T_v2, whole genome shotgun sequence genome harbors these coding sequences:
- the LOC106832812 gene encoding olfactory receptor 8D4 encodes MAIRNHSRVTEFLLSGLTDQPELQLPLFCIFLGIYIVTMVGNLGMISIIGLSSQLHTPMYYFLSSLSVLDFCYSSVITPKMLAGFLCRDKAISYSGCMTQLFFLCIFVISECYMLAAMAYDRYVAICSPLLYNVIMSPRVCSLLVAAVFSVGVTDAVIHGGCILRLTFCGSNIIKHYFCDIIPLIKLSCSSTYIDEILIFVIGGFNMVATSLTIIISYAFILSSILRIHSKEGRSKAFSTCSSHLTAVLIFYGSLMSMYLKPASSSSLTQEKVSSVFYTTVIPMLNPLIYSLRNKEVKNALMKLVRRKTSS; translated from the coding sequence ATGGCTATAAGAAATCACTCCAGAGTGACCGAGTTTCTTCTTTCAGGATTAACTGACCAACCAGAGCTTCAGCTGCCCCTTTTCTGCATCTTCCTAGGGATTTATATAGTTACCATGGTGGGAAATCTTGGCATGATCTCCATAATTGGGTTGAGTTCTCAacttcacacccccatgtactatTTCCTCAGTAGTTTGTCTGTTTTAGATTTCTGTTATTCTTCTGTCATTACTCCCAAAATGCTGGCAGGGTTTTTATGCAGAGATAAAGCTATCTCTTATTCTGGATGCATGACTCAGctgttttttctctgtatttttgtcATTTCTGAGTGCTACATGTTGGCAGCAATGGCctatgatcgctatgtggccatctgcagcCCCCTGCTCTACAATGTCATCATGTCCCCTAGAGTCTGTTCCCTGCTGGTGGCTGCTGTCTTCTCAGTAGGTGTTACTGATGCTGTGATTCACGGAGGTTGTATATTAAGGTTGACTTTCTGTGGATCAAACATCATTAAACATTACTTCTGTGACATCATCCCTCTTATTAAACTCTCTTGTTCCAGCACTTATATTGATGAGATCTTGATTTTTGTCATTGGTGGATTTAACATGGTAGCCACGAGCCTGACAATCATCATTTCATATGCTTTTATCCTGTCCAGCATCCTCCGCATCCATTCTAAGGAAGGCAGGTCCAAAGCCTTCAGCACCTGCAGCTCCCACTTGACAGCTGTTCTTATATTTTATGGATCTCTCATGTCCATGTATCTCAAACCTGCTTCCAGCAGTTCACTCACCCAGGAGAAAGTGTCCTCAGTATTTTACACCACTGTGATTCCCATGTTGAATCCCCTGATATACAGCCTAAGgaacaaggaagtgaaaaatgCACTGATGAAACTCGTAAGAAGGAAAACATCTTCATAA